Proteins encoded together in one Cellulomonas gilvus ATCC 13127 window:
- a CDS encoding RNA polymerase sigma factor, translated as MSSQTPHPALPREFEHPALQDLVVRGRTHGTVGAQDVRAACEQAGVEDAKRLKAVVRGLATAGVTVSQAGLTATPKAKVAAATTAKARTTATADVVEGAAKPATRRATTKAAAATSVATEDAPTEPAPAAAKKAPAKKAPAKTAAKGAAKGAKAAPDDAVEGDEADIDVEDVDLEADPEIAEVVAEAVAEDTESDSEESEDGATAKKPAEAEESDTDKGFVYSDADDDDAPAQQVVTAGATADPVKDYLKQIGKVALLNAEQEVELAKRIEAGLFAEERLGSGATMEPKIRRELEWIAQDGRRAKNHLLEANLRLVVSLAKRYTGRGMLFLDLIQEGNLGLIRAVEKFDYTKGYKFSTYATWWIRQAITRAMADQARTIRIPVHMVEVINKLARVQRQMLQDLGREPTPEELAKELDMTPEKVVEVQKYGREPISLHTPLGEDGDSEFGDLIEDSEAVVPADAVSFTLLQEQLHQVLDTLSEREAGVVSMRFGLTDGQPKTLDEIGKVYGVTRERIRQIESKTMSKLRHPSRSQVLRDYLD; from the coding sequence CCGGCGTCGAGGACGCCAAGCGGCTCAAGGCCGTGGTCCGGGGTCTCGCGACCGCGGGCGTCACGGTGAGCCAGGCCGGCCTGACCGCCACGCCCAAGGCGAAGGTCGCCGCCGCGACGACCGCGAAGGCGCGGACCACCGCGACGGCCGACGTGGTCGAGGGTGCCGCCAAGCCCGCCACGCGCCGCGCGACCACCAAGGCCGCCGCGGCGACGTCCGTGGCCACCGAGGACGCGCCGACCGAGCCCGCGCCCGCCGCGGCCAAGAAGGCACCCGCCAAGAAGGCCCCGGCCAAGACCGCTGCCAAGGGTGCGGCCAAGGGCGCCAAGGCCGCTCCCGACGACGCGGTCGAGGGCGACGAGGCCGACATCGACGTCGAGGACGTGGACCTCGAGGCCGACCCCGAGATCGCCGAGGTCGTGGCCGAGGCCGTCGCCGAGGACACCGAGTCCGACTCCGAGGAGTCGGAGGACGGCGCGACCGCGAAGAAGCCCGCCGAGGCCGAGGAGTCGGACACCGACAAGGGCTTCGTGTACTCCGACGCCGACGACGACGACGCGCCCGCGCAGCAGGTCGTCACGGCCGGGGCGACCGCGGACCCGGTCAAGGACTACCTGAAGCAGATCGGCAAGGTCGCGCTGCTGAACGCCGAGCAGGAGGTCGAGCTCGCCAAGCGGATCGAGGCCGGCCTGTTCGCCGAGGAGCGCCTGGGCTCGGGCGCCACGATGGAGCCCAAGATCCGCCGCGAGCTCGAGTGGATCGCGCAGGACGGTCGGCGCGCCAAGAACCACCTCCTCGAGGCCAACCTGCGTCTCGTCGTCTCGCTGGCCAAGCGCTACACGGGCCGCGGGATGCTGTTCCTGGACCTGATCCAGGAGGGCAACCTCGGTCTGATCCGCGCGGTCGAGAAGTTCGACTACACCAAGGGCTACAAGTTCTCGACGTACGCCACGTGGTGGATCCGCCAGGCCATCACCCGCGCCATGGCCGACCAGGCGCGCACCATCCGTATCCCGGTGCACATGGTCGAGGTCATCAACAAGCTCGCCCGCGTCCAGCGGCAGATGCTCCAGGACCTGGGCCGCGAGCCCACGCCCGAGGAGCTCGCCAAGGAGCTCGACATGACCCCGGAGAAGGTCGTCGAGGTCCAGAAGTACGGGCGCGAGCCGATCTCGCTGCACACCCCGCTCGGCGAGGACGGCGACAGCGAGTTCGGTGATCTCATCGAGGACTCCGAGGCGGTCGTCCCGGCCGACGCGGTGAGCTTCACGCTGCTGCAGGAGCAGCTGCACCAGGTGCTCGACACGCTCTCGGAGCGTGAGGCCGGCGTCGTGTCCATGCGGTTCGGCCTGACCGACGGCCAGCCCAAGACGCTCGACGAGATCGGCAAGGTCTACGGCGTGACCCGTGAGCGGATCCGTCAGATCGAGTCGAAGACGATGTCGAAGCTGCGCCACCCGTCGCGCTCGCAGGTGCTGCGCGACTACCTGGACTGA
- a CDS encoding DUF7455 domain-containing protein, which produces MTEPLTAADRCDRCGAQAYVRVVLPVGELLFCAHHSREHAPKFAAMATHVQDETDRLLEEHGAGALR; this is translated from the coding sequence ATGACCGAACCGCTCACCGCAGCCGACCGTTGCGACCGCTGCGGCGCCCAGGCCTATGTCCGCGTGGTTCTGCCCGTGGGCGAGCTCCTGTTCTGCGCTCACCACTCCCGGGAGCACGCACCCAAGTTCGCCGCGATGGCGACCCACGTCCAGGACGAGACCGACCGGCTCCTCGAGGAGCACGGCGCCGGCGCGTTGCGCTGA
- a CDS encoding DNA gyrase/topoisomerase IV subunit B: MTTTPARSDYTARHLSVLEGLEAVRKRPGMYIGTTDSRGLMHCLWEIIDNAVDEALAGHGDRIEVVLHADSSVEVRDNARGIPVDVEPKTGLTGVEVVFTKLHAGGKFGGGSYGASGGLHGVGASVVNALSSRLDVEVDRHGKTHRMTFHRGEPGVFDDAAGRSPESPFEPFVSGSELAVVGKVARARTGTRVRYWADRQIFPATAVFAYDELVTRARQTSFLVPGLTIVVRDERGLAGTPGADGPHEETFCHTGGVVDFVDHLAPDAPVTDTWHLTGSGTFVETVPVLDERGHMSPREVQRTCEVDLAVRWGTGYETEVRTFVNIISTPKGGTHLAGFEAGLLKTLRKQVEANARRLKISAKDAATERIEKEDVLAGMTAVLTVRLAEPQFEGQTKEVLGTGPVRGIVHKVVESELAAIFGSSRREHKAHSAALLDKVVGEMRARLSARKQKEISRRKNALESSSLPAKLADCRIDDVARSELFIVEGDSALGTAKLARSSDFQALLPIRGKILNVQKASVTDMLKNAECAAIIQVLGAGSGRSFDLEAARYGKVVLMTDADVDGAHIRTLLLTLFFRYMRPLVEAGRVYAAVPPLHRVERVGVRNDADRYLYTYSEAELAAVLKKLDRAGKRYKDDIQRYKGLGEMDADQLAETTMDPRFRTLRRVTAEAAQRAEQVFELLMGSDVAPRKDFIVAGAQALDRSRIDA; encoded by the coding sequence GTGACCACCACCCCCGCCCGCTCGGACTACACGGCCCGCCACCTGTCGGTGCTCGAGGGCCTCGAGGCCGTCCGCAAGCGCCCGGGCATGTACATCGGCACCACCGACAGCCGCGGCCTCATGCACTGCCTGTGGGAGATCATCGACAACGCGGTCGACGAGGCGCTCGCGGGGCACGGCGACCGCATCGAGGTCGTGCTGCACGCGGACTCGTCGGTCGAGGTGCGGGACAACGCACGTGGCATCCCGGTGGACGTGGAGCCCAAGACCGGCCTGACCGGCGTCGAGGTGGTCTTCACCAAGCTGCACGCGGGCGGCAAGTTCGGTGGCGGCTCGTACGGCGCGTCGGGTGGTCTGCACGGCGTGGGCGCCTCGGTGGTCAACGCGTTGTCGTCGCGCCTTGACGTCGAGGTGGACCGCCACGGCAAGACGCACCGCATGACGTTCCACCGGGGCGAGCCGGGCGTGTTCGACGACGCGGCGGGCCGCTCACCGGAGTCGCCGTTCGAGCCGTTCGTCTCGGGCTCGGAGCTCGCGGTGGTCGGCAAGGTCGCGCGCGCCCGGACCGGGACACGCGTGCGGTACTGGGCGGACCGGCAGATCTTCCCGGCGACCGCGGTGTTCGCGTACGACGAGCTGGTCACGCGCGCCCGGCAGACGAGCTTCCTGGTGCCCGGACTGACCATCGTGGTGCGTGACGAGCGCGGCCTGGCGGGGACTCCCGGCGCGGACGGCCCGCACGAGGAGACGTTCTGCCACACGGGTGGTGTGGTCGACTTCGTCGACCACCTCGCGCCCGACGCGCCGGTGACGGACACGTGGCACCTCACGGGATCCGGCACGTTCGTCGAGACCGTGCCCGTGCTGGACGAGCGGGGCCACATGAGCCCGCGCGAGGTGCAGCGCACGTGCGAGGTGGACCTCGCGGTCCGGTGGGGCACGGGCTACGAGACCGAGGTCCGGACGTTCGTCAACATCATCTCGACGCCCAAGGGCGGCACGCACCTGGCCGGGTTCGAGGCGGGGCTGCTCAAGACGCTGCGCAAGCAGGTGGAGGCGAACGCACGCCGCCTGAAGATCAGCGCGAAGGACGCCGCGACGGAGCGGATCGAGAAGGAGGACGTGCTCGCGGGCATGACGGCCGTGCTCACGGTCCGGCTCGCGGAGCCGCAGTTCGAGGGGCAGACCAAGGAGGTGCTGGGCACCGGTCCGGTGCGCGGCATCGTGCACAAGGTGGTCGAGTCCGAGCTCGCCGCGATCTTCGGCTCGAGCCGGCGCGAGCACAAGGCGCACAGCGCCGCGCTGCTGGACAAGGTCGTCGGGGAGATGCGGGCGCGGCTGTCCGCGCGCAAGCAGAAGGAGATCTCGCGCCGCAAGAACGCGCTGGAGTCCTCGTCCCTGCCCGCCAAGCTCGCGGACTGCCGGATCGACGACGTGGCCCGCAGCGAGCTGTTCATCGTCGAGGGCGACTCGGCGCTGGGCACGGCCAAGCTGGCGCGCTCGTCGGACTTCCAGGCGCTGCTGCCGATCCGCGGCAAGATCCTCAACGTCCAGAAGGCGTCCGTGACGGACATGCTGAAGAACGCGGAGTGCGCCGCGATCATCCAGGTGCTGGGTGCGGGCTCGGGCCGCTCGTTCGACCTCGAGGCGGCGCGCTACGGCAAGGTCGTCCTGATGACCGACGCGGACGTCGACGGCGCCCACATCCGCACGCTCCTGCTCACGCTGTTCTTCCGCTACATGCGGCCGCTGGTCGAGGCGGGGCGGGTGTACGCGGCCGTCCCGCCGCTGCACCGCGTGGAGCGGGTCGGCGTGCGCAACGACGCCGACCGGTACCTGTACACGTACTCCGAGGCGGAGCTCGCGGCAGTGCTCAAGAAGCTCGACCGTGCGGGCAAGCGCTACAAGGACGACATCCAGCGCTACAAGGGCCTCGGGGAGATGGACGCGGACCAGCTGGCCGAGACCACGATGGACCCGCGGTTCCGCACACTGCGCCGCGTCACGGCCGAGGCGGCGCAGCGCGCCGAGCAGGTCTTCGAGCTGCTGATGGGCTCCGACGTGGCGCCGCGCAAGGACTTCATCGTCGCCGGAGCGCAGGCGCTGGACCGCAGTCGCATCGACGCCTGA
- a CDS encoding GNAT family N-acetyltransferase, which yields MTTTEPAATPAAPALIPIAQRAQAPVQVRLPADTHGLRWRPLTPQDVPALTRLVTRIEEADAEPFRTSQDEVDEKFEGGWKDHARDTLAGVDADGELRAWAQVNQPPGDTTVVRAYLDGGVDPAWRGRGIGREVLAWEIDRARQLLAATGKDVPGRIGGFASEQATATIALLQAGGLTPIRVYSEMRRPLGTDLPDVAAPDGVRIVPWSQDRDDDVLAAHNEAFASHWGSEPQTVESWRAGRSQFAPAWSLLAVDDATDEVAGYLLSGRYEQDWELAGHSSGYVELLGVRPAWRRRGIAPALLAAVMARLAQDGIEYAEIGVDTENLSGALGLYTALGFAPFHRSSLYTIEL from the coding sequence GTGACGACCACCGAACCCGCCGCCACGCCGGCCGCACCCGCACTCATCCCGATCGCCCAGCGTGCGCAGGCGCCCGTACAGGTGCGCCTGCCGGCCGACACGCACGGCCTGCGGTGGCGACCCCTGACGCCGCAGGACGTGCCCGCGCTCACGCGTCTGGTGACGCGCATCGAGGAGGCCGACGCCGAACCGTTCCGCACGTCGCAGGACGAGGTCGACGAGAAGTTCGAGGGCGGGTGGAAGGACCACGCGCGGGACACGCTCGCGGGCGTCGACGCCGACGGCGAGCTCCGCGCCTGGGCCCAGGTCAACCAGCCGCCGGGGGACACCACGGTGGTGCGCGCCTACCTCGACGGGGGCGTGGACCCGGCCTGGCGCGGGCGGGGGATCGGGCGTGAGGTCCTGGCGTGGGAGATCGACCGTGCGCGGCAGCTGCTCGCCGCCACGGGCAAGGATGTTCCCGGCCGGATCGGTGGTTTCGCCTCGGAGCAGGCCACCGCGACGATCGCGCTCCTCCAGGCCGGCGGCCTGACCCCGATCCGGGTCTACTCCGAGATGCGCCGGCCGCTGGGCACCGACCTGCCGGACGTCGCCGCACCTGACGGCGTGCGCATCGTACCGTGGTCGCAGGACCGCGACGACGACGTGCTCGCGGCCCACAACGAGGCGTTCGCGTCCCACTGGGGCAGCGAGCCGCAGACCGTCGAGTCGTGGCGCGCCGGACGCAGCCAGTTCGCCCCCGCCTGGAGCCTGCTGGCGGTGGACGACGCCACGGACGAGGTCGCCGGGTACCTGCTCTCGGGCCGGTACGAGCAGGACTGGGAGCTCGCGGGGCACAGCTCGGGCTACGTCGAGCTGCTCGGCGTGCGGCCCGCGTGGCGCCGGCGGGGGATCGCACCCGCGCTGCTCGCGGCGGTCATGGCGCGGCTTGCGCAGGACGGCATCGAGTACGCCGAGATCGGCGTCGACACCGAGAACCTCTCGGGGGCGCTCGGGCTCTACACCGCGCTCGGCTTCGCACCGTTCCACCGGTCGTCGCTCTACACGATCGAGCTGTGA
- a CDS encoding lysoplasmalogenase, producing the protein MGSSVAVRCWGAAWLVVVATHLGALAARAATLADVTQCLLAPLLAAALVAATRWPRTAAVRWALAGLGASFLGDAAPRLLAGDGAFLVMVACFLLAQVAYVVAFARYAQRSVLRTRPVVLVAYGAVLAVLVGLCAPHAGALLVPVAVYAGVLTAMAVLATGLGPVGAVGGAVFLVSDALIALARFVPGWDLPGQDLAVMATYAAGQCLLVVAVARTGRRRAVTAVPVRPAERRVAARDNVVPLVVAPRVPA; encoded by the coding sequence ATGGGCTCGTCGGTCGCGGTCCGGTGCTGGGGCGCCGCGTGGCTCGTCGTCGTCGCGACGCACCTGGGCGCGCTGGCCGCGCGTGCGGCCACGCTCGCGGACGTCACGCAGTGCCTGCTCGCGCCGCTGCTCGCGGCCGCGCTGGTGGCGGCCACGCGCTGGCCCCGCACCGCCGCGGTGCGGTGGGCGCTCGCGGGGCTGGGCGCGTCGTTCCTGGGTGACGCCGCGCCGCGGCTGCTGGCGGGCGACGGCGCGTTCCTGGTGATGGTGGCGTGCTTCCTGCTCGCACAGGTCGCCTACGTCGTGGCGTTCGCGCGGTATGCGCAGCGCAGCGTCCTGCGCACGCGTCCCGTCGTCCTCGTCGCGTACGGCGCGGTGCTCGCGGTCCTGGTCGGGCTGTGCGCCCCGCACGCCGGTGCCCTGCTGGTGCCCGTCGCGGTCTACGCGGGTGTGCTCACGGCGATGGCGGTGCTGGCCACCGGGCTCGGTCCGGTCGGTGCCGTGGGTGGTGCGGTCTTCCTGGTCTCCGACGCGCTCATCGCGCTCGCCCGGTTCGTGCCGGGCTGGGACCTGCCGGGACAGGACCTCGCGGTCATGGCGACGTACGCCGCGGGTCAGTGCCTGCTGGTCGTCGCGGTCGCCCGGACCGGGCGCCGGCGGGCTGTGACCGCGGTCCCGGTCCGTCCCGCCGAGCGGCGCGTCGCGGCGCGGGACAACGTGGTGCCGCTCGTCGTCGCCCCGCGCGTCCCGGCCTGA
- a CDS encoding DNA gyrase/topoisomerase IV subunit A codes for MARRPATPDLPPEDLVEKIVDIDVAAEMEGSFLEYAYSVIYSRALPDARDGLKPVQRRILFQMADMGLRPDRPYVKSARVVGEVMGKLHPHGDTAIYDAMVRLAQPFSLRLPLVDGHGNFGSLDDGPAAPRYTEARLAPAATAMTTDIDEDVVDFVPNYDNKLTQPEVLPAALPNLLVNGAAGIAVGMATNMAPHNLVEVVAAARHLVMHPDATLEDLMRFVPGPDLPTGGKIVGLDGVRDAYRTGRGAFRTRATARVENVTPRRKGIVVTELPYMVGPEKVIEKIKEGVQAKKISGIADAVDLTDRQHGLRLVIEVKAGFDPDAVLEQLYRATPLEDSFSINNVALVEGQPRTLGLRDLLEVWVGHRLSVVRRRSEHRLGKRLERLHLVEGLLIAILDIDEVIQVIRSSDDADAARSRLRTVFDLSEPQAEYILELRLRRLTKFSRLELEREKDQLEAEIAELRAILADDALLRTVVSDEMAQVAATYGTPRRTILLESAGGSAVTGAAAARTSGKGAVAPLEIADTPCFALLSGTGLLARTATDEPLVRTPDTRRAKHDVLASAVPTSARADVGAITSRGRLLRVPMLDLPALPPTDGAPTLGGGVPLGEVVTLEAGERVVALASLAQDAPALALATAQGVVKRVAAGDVPANRDAWEVITLKDGDEVVGAVHARDDDELVLVSSDASLLHFAASQVRPQGRAAGGMAGIKLGAGQRVVAFSAVGPAALPDAVVVTVAGSSSALPGTQAGTAKVSPFDAYPGKGRATGGVRSHRFLKGEDVLILAWVGTGPAWACGSAGQPVELPAIDPRRDMSGTALSAPVHAIG; via the coding sequence ATGGCCCGTCGCCCCGCGACCCCGGACCTGCCGCCCGAGGACCTCGTCGAGAAGATCGTCGACATCGACGTCGCCGCCGAGATGGAGGGCTCGTTCCTCGAGTACGCCTACTCGGTCATCTACTCGCGTGCGCTCCCCGACGCGCGCGACGGCCTCAAGCCCGTGCAGCGCCGCATCCTGTTCCAGATGGCCGACATGGGACTGCGTCCCGACCGGCCGTACGTGAAGTCGGCGCGCGTCGTCGGCGAGGTCATGGGCAAGCTGCACCCGCACGGCGACACAGCGATCTACGACGCGATGGTCCGCCTCGCGCAGCCGTTCAGCCTGCGCCTGCCCCTGGTCGACGGCCACGGCAACTTCGGGTCGCTCGACGACGGTCCGGCGGCGCCCCGGTACACCGAGGCGCGCCTCGCGCCCGCCGCGACCGCGATGACCACGGACATCGACGAGGACGTCGTCGACTTCGTGCCGAACTACGACAACAAGCTCACGCAGCCCGAGGTGCTTCCGGCGGCGCTGCCGAACCTGCTGGTCAACGGCGCCGCGGGCATCGCGGTGGGCATGGCGACCAACATGGCGCCGCACAACCTCGTCGAGGTGGTCGCGGCCGCGCGTCATCTGGTGATGCACCCCGACGCGACGCTCGAGGACCTCATGCGGTTCGTGCCGGGGCCTGACCTGCCCACCGGCGGCAAGATCGTCGGCCTCGACGGCGTGCGCGACGCGTACCGGACCGGGCGTGGTGCGTTCCGCACGCGCGCCACGGCGCGCGTCGAGAACGTCACCCCGCGGCGCAAGGGCATCGTCGTCACCGAGCTGCCGTACATGGTGGGCCCGGAGAAGGTGATCGAGAAGATCAAGGAGGGCGTGCAGGCCAAGAAGATCTCGGGCATCGCCGACGCGGTGGACCTGACCGACCGCCAGCACGGCCTGCGCCTGGTCATCGAGGTCAAGGCGGGGTTCGACCCCGACGCGGTGCTCGAGCAGCTGTATCGCGCGACGCCGCTCGAGGACTCGTTCTCGATCAACAACGTGGCCCTGGTCGAGGGCCAGCCGCGCACGCTCGGGCTGCGCGACCTGCTCGAGGTCTGGGTCGGGCACCGCCTGTCGGTGGTGCGCCGCCGGTCCGAGCACCGGCTCGGCAAGCGGCTGGAGCGCCTGCACCTGGTCGAGGGTCTGCTGATCGCGATCCTCGACATCGACGAGGTCATCCAGGTCATCCGCTCGTCGGACGACGCGGACGCCGCGCGCTCGCGCCTGCGCACGGTGTTCGACCTGTCCGAGCCGCAGGCCGAGTACATCCTCGAGCTGCGGCTGCGCCGGCTCACCAAGTTCTCGCGCCTCGAGCTCGAGCGCGAGAAGGACCAGCTCGAGGCGGAGATCGCCGAGCTGCGCGCGATCCTGGCCGACGACGCCCTGCTGCGCACGGTCGTGTCCGACGAGATGGCGCAGGTGGCCGCGACGTACGGCACGCCCCGGCGCACCATCCTGCTCGAGTCCGCGGGTGGTTCCGCGGTCACGGGCGCGGCGGCCGCGCGCACGTCCGGGAAGGGCGCCGTCGCGCCGCTCGAGATCGCGGACACGCCGTGCTTCGCGCTGCTGTCCGGCACCGGGCTGCTGGCCCGGACCGCGACGGACGAGCCGCTGGTGCGCACGCCCGACACGCGCCGCGCGAAGCACGACGTGCTCGCGTCCGCGGTGCCCACGAGCGCGCGCGCCGACGTCGGCGCGATCACGTCCCGCGGCCGCCTGCTCCGGGTCCCGATGCTCGACCTGCCCGCGCTGCCGCCCACGGACGGAGCGCCCACGCTCGGCGGCGGCGTGCCGCTGGGCGAGGTCGTCACGCTCGAGGCGGGCGAGCGCGTGGTCGCGCTCGCGTCGCTCGCGCAGGACGCGCCCGCGCTCGCGCTCGCGACCGCGCAGGGCGTGGTCAAGCGCGTCGCGGCGGGCGACGTCCCGGCCAACCGCGACGCGTGGGAGGTCATCACGCTCAAGGACGGCGACGAGGTGGTCGGTGCAGTGCACGCACGCGACGACGACGAGCTCGTGCTCGTCTCCTCGGACGCGTCGCTGCTGCACTTCGCGGCGTCCCAGGTGCGGCCGCAGGGCCGCGCCGCCGGTGGCATGGCCGGCATCAAGCTGGGCGCCGGCCAGCGCGTGGTCGCGTTCTCCGCGGTAGGCCCGGCCGCGCTGCCGGACGCGGTCGTCGTGACCGTCGCCGGGTCGTCGTCCGCGCTCCCCGGGACGCAGGCAGGCACGGCAAAGGTCTCGCCGTTCGACGCGTACCCGGGCAAGGGCCGGGCGACCGGCGGCGTGCGCTCGCACCGGTTCCTCAAGGGCGAGGACGTGCTCATCCTCGCGTGGGTGGGCACCGGGCCGGCCTGGGCGTGCGGCTCGGCCGGGCAGCCGGTCGAGCTGCCCGCGATCGACCCGCGACGTGACATGTCGGGCACCGCGCTGAGCGCGCCGGTGCACGCGATCGGGTGA
- a CDS encoding bifunctional acetate--CoA ligase family protein/GNAT family N-acetyltransferase — protein MQDASDADGGADPAAPGYPAGWEADVVLHDGSTTRVRPIRPDDAEALQAFHVAQSERSTYLRFFAHLERLPERDLQRLVNVDHVDRVALVATADDDGPLGYRIIGVARYDRLDEDEAEVAFNVADAHQGRGVGSVLLEHLGAAARERGVRRFVAEVLPQNGRMIAVFRDAGYEVRQHAEDGVVSLAFDIDPTDRSLEVVADREHRAEARSMRGVLGARSVLVVGPVLPGAPPPRPLHLSMARAVLAHLAAGDPTLRVQAVGVDDGAGPRDDAFATVEAPADLAVLAVPAQAAPAVVRAIAPLGVRAVVLLSSGFAEDGEAGLARQRAVLAAAHGAGMRVIGPSSFGVLAVGETGTLNASLAQEPPHAGRVGLFCQSAALAVPLLDAVRRRGLGLAEFVSAGHRADVSGNDLMQFWADDDGTDVVGLYLESIGNPRKFSRVARRLSQVKPVVVLTAGRSGQVIPPGHAVRATQAPARAVDELMRQSGVVRVDNTHQLLDVAQLLAHQPLPAGRRVAIVASASSVAALVAEAAAASGLAVVGAQILREDATADETREGVAAALRDPGADAAIVVRIPTVGGPVPEFAALVAHEAARSGRTVVACMLGLRGVTPELTATDADGRAWTVPAYATPEDAALALGHAARYAAWRARDHGLPLHPPGADLRAAGRLVRRWLADHDELRLDPARTAELLGTVGIAVLPSYAARDADEAVAAARSIGYPVALKTTAPALRHRADLGGVRLDVADDDELRADVAGVLELAAEHAPEPGALPLEVQAMAPRGSSCVVRSIEDPLYGPVLSLGLSGDASDLLGDVAYGIPPLTDADVADLVRAPRAAPRLFGYRGLPPLDVAALEDVVARVAVLGDALPEVRSLELNPVVVAERGATVLSARVDLARASRADATRRLQRS, from the coding sequence ATGCAGGACGCGTCCGACGCCGACGGCGGCGCCGACCCCGCCGCCCCGGGGTACCCCGCGGGCTGGGAGGCGGACGTCGTCCTGCACGACGGCTCGACCACACGCGTGCGACCGATCCGGCCCGACGACGCCGAGGCGCTGCAGGCCTTCCACGTCGCGCAGTCCGAGCGCTCGACGTACCTGCGGTTCTTCGCGCACCTCGAGCGGCTCCCCGAGCGTGACCTGCAGCGTCTGGTCAACGTCGACCACGTGGACCGGGTCGCGCTCGTCGCCACGGCCGACGACGACGGCCCGCTCGGCTACCGGATCATCGGGGTGGCCCGGTACGACCGGCTCGACGAGGACGAGGCCGAGGTCGCGTTCAACGTCGCGGACGCGCACCAGGGGCGCGGGGTCGGCTCCGTGCTGCTCGAGCACCTGGGTGCGGCGGCGCGCGAACGCGGCGTGCGACGGTTCGTCGCGGAGGTGCTGCCGCAGAACGGGCGCATGATCGCGGTGTTCCGCGACGCGGGGTACGAGGTGCGGCAGCACGCCGAGGACGGCGTCGTGTCCCTCGCGTTCGACATCGACCCCACCGACCGGTCGCTCGAGGTCGTGGCCGACCGTGAGCACCGCGCCGAGGCCCGCTCGATGCGCGGCGTGCTGGGTGCGCGCTCGGTGCTCGTCGTCGGACCCGTGCTGCCCGGCGCACCCCCGCCGCGGCCGCTGCACCTGAGCATGGCGCGTGCGGTGCTCGCGCACCTCGCCGCGGGCGACCCGACGCTGCGGGTGCAGGCCGTGGGCGTCGACGACGGTGCGGGGCCGCGCGACGACGCGTTCGCGACGGTCGAGGCGCCGGCGGACCTCGCGGTGCTCGCGGTCCCCGCGCAGGCCGCGCCCGCGGTCGTGCGGGCGATCGCACCGCTCGGCGTGCGTGCGGTGGTGCTGCTCTCGTCGGGCTTCGCCGAGGACGGCGAGGCGGGCCTCGCGCGGCAGCGCGCGGTCCTCGCGGCGGCGCACGGCGCCGGCATGCGCGTGATCGGGCCGTCGTCGTTCGGCGTGCTCGCGGTGGGGGAGACGGGCACGCTCAACGCCTCGCTCGCGCAGGAGCCGCCGCATGCGGGCCGCGTGGGGCTGTTCTGCCAGTCGGCCGCGCTCGCGGTGCCGCTGCTGGACGCGGTGCGCCGTCGTGGGCTGGGTCTCGCGGAGTTCGTCTCCGCGGGGCACCGTGCCGACGTCTCGGGCAACGACCTCATGCAGTTCTGGGCGGACGACGACGGCACCGACGTGGTCGGGCTGTACCTCGAGTCGATCGGCAACCCACGCAAGTTCTCACGCGTGGCTCGGCGGCTCTCGCAGGTCAAGCCCGTCGTGGTGCTGACCGCCGGGCGGTCGGGCCAGGTCATCCCGCCCGGGCACGCCGTGCGCGCGACGCAGGCACCCGCACGTGCGGTCGACGAGCTCATGCGCCAGTCCGGCGTGGTCCGCGTCGACAACACGCACCAGCTGCTCGACGTCGCCCAGCTCCTGGCGCACCAGCCGCTGCCCGCGGGACGCCGGGTCGCGATCGTCGCGAGCGCGTCGTCGGTCGCCGCGCTCGTCGCCGAGGCCGCCGCGGCGAGCGGGCTCGCCGTGGTCGGCGCGCAGATCCTGCGCGAGGACGCGACGGCCGACGAGACGCGCGAGGGCGTCGCGGCGGCGCTCCGCGACCCGGGTGCGGACGCGGCGATCGTCGTGCGCATCCCCACCGTCGGCGGCCCGGTGCCCGAGTTCGCCGCGCTCGTGGCGCACGAGGCCGCGCGGTCGGGGCGGACGGTGGTCGCGTGCATGCTCGGGCTGCGCGGCGTCACCCCCGAGCTCACGGCGACGGACGCCGACGGTCGCGCGTGGACCGTGCCCGCCTACGCGACGCCCGAGGACGCCGCGCTGGCGCTCGGGCACGCCGCGCGGTACGCCGCCTGGCGCGCACGGGACCACGGGCTGCCGCTGCACCCCCCGGGCGCGGACCTGCGGGCCGCGGGCCGGCTGGTCCGGCGGTGGCTCGCGGACCACGACGAGCTCCGCCTCGACCCCGCACGGACCGCCGAGCTCCTCGGCACGGTCGGCATCGCGGTGCTGCCCTCGTACGCGGCGCGGGACGCCGACGAGGCGGTCGCCGCGGCCCGCAGCATCGGCTACCCCGTCGCGCTCAAGACCACCGCACCCGCGCTGCGCCACCGTGCCGACCTGGGCGGCGTGCGCCTCGACGTGGCCGACGACGACGAGCTGCGCGCGGACGTCGCGGGCGTCCTCGAGCTGGCCGCGGAGCACGCACCCGAACCGGGTGCGCTGCCGCTCGAGGTGCAGGCGATGGCCCCGCGAGGCTCGTCGTGCGTCGTGCGCTCGATCGAGGACCCGCTGTACGGGCCGGTGCTCAGCCTGGGGCTGTCGGGTGACGCGTCGGACCTGCTCGGGGACGTCGCGTACGGCATCCCGCCGCTCACGGACGCCGACGTGGCCGACCTGGTGCGCGCACCACGCGCGGCCCCTCGCCTGTTCGGCTACCGCGGGCTGCCGCCGCTCGACGTCGCCGCGCTCGAGGACGTGGTCGCGCGCGTCGCGGTGCTGGGCGACGCGCTGCCCGAGGTGCGGTCGCTCGAGCTCAACCCGGTGGTGGTCGCGGAGCGCGGCGCGACGGTCCTGTCGGCACGCGTGGACCTCGCCCGGGCGTCGCGCGCGGATGCGACGCGGCGGCTGCAGCGCAGCTGA